The Juglans regia cultivar Chandler chromosome 10, Walnut 2.0, whole genome shotgun sequence genome includes the window atatcaaaaataatattttaatagaataataatagatttagaaagtttattatttaatgttattaaaaagtagttaattaaatttaaaaaagtgaatttctAAATCAAAATTTGGCTAAAGAATAGCTGAgccactactaatgctctaagatCACCTGATATTATTTATTAGCACATGTTCTCCTAGCACTGTAccaaaattgtgaaaatttgagatcaaaagaaaagagaagaagacaaAGATTCGAGCTTAACACTCCACATTATTGCCACATAGTTTGATCAAGttaaagatattttcttttagaattttgctattcatcattttcatacattatattttattttttttagttttattattcttaaactaattgaattcttatattcatcattcatataccacacatttaataaataaaaaaattgatatgtgATTTGTGAGAATGatggatataatttttctttcattaaagCGCTTGCatctataaaatttatacatgtgACAAACTTTGATTGGTGTCATCACTCGAAGGGATGCAAGAAGAGATAAAATCAAATAAGCAACATATGTAGtgtgaaatgatatttacattcATAATGCGCAATAgtcgtgtatttttttttaaagaataaatataaaatttatataaaaaaaattaattttataataataaattatattttttttaaaaataagtaaacgatatttatataaattataactatatttaacattacttaCGCATATGATATACATGCACGCCTAAAGTCAACACACAATTCAAGCGAGGTAAGAGTAATCtatttcatgaatatcatcacGTCGATTGTCGAGCGCACATCAAAACCCATACGTACCAAAGATGCTGTGATAAATTtatgagcattgctattcataagtccATACACTacacattaatatttttttttaatttttttaaagtttttttagttttattattcttaaaataattgaattattctattcataatcCACGTATCAtacatttggtaagaaaataaaattaaagaaattataaaaataatagtgtatggtgtatgaggcttaaaatacaatttttctaaatttatttgcaTAATTTATGCGATTTGTGTAGGGACGGTACATGTGCATATGACTCCCTCTTGTACAGATGCAATTGATATGAATCAGAGCTCCTGATCTctactttgttttctttccttccatATATGGGGACCCACTTGCAGAAACTGGCACATAAAACAGAAGGCCGTCAAAAAGGGTCGAGTTTGACTTCCCTGTCTGCCGGTAAGATTTGCAATCTACAGAGCCGCCCATGTCACAAGCATTAATCCACACACCAAATGCTTCTACTAATTATTAATGCACCCACCAACCACTGTTCAACATGAACCAAGCCATGCACACCAACGTTTGCACCAACTAGTACTTGTACTCACAGTCGCTTTGCATCCACACTCCAGACGAAAGGATCTagatgttgaaatgaattgagttaaattaaatcgagttgagttaagataataaaatattattttttaatattattattttaaaatttaaaaaaattgaattgtttattatattttatattaagatttaaaaaaattataatgataagttgagatgaatttaaatccAAACTCACTCCCTTTactaaataaaactcctcctactttattattaatattatttataaattatttattatttttttattaacaagaagaagaaaaatcctAGCTTTTGACTCTCAGCTTTTATCTTGAATATACAtatactcatttatttttacggataagatgaaatgagttgagattaaaattaaaaattaaataaaatattatttttattttgagatttgaaaaaattaaattatttattttattttatataaaaatttaaaaaaattgtaatattctaataatattttatttaattttcatataaaataatcacatctcatctcactatttaaatcGCACTTTAGAGAAGtcgatgagaatgctcttaaatCAAAGAGGTCTAGACATATATTGTTTGGATACCAAAACTAtcttaacttatcattataagttttataaattctcacataaaatttaataaataatttaattttttcaaatttctaaataataatattaaaaaaatattttttttaatttttatctaaaataattttatttaatttcattatccaaatcctaataatatttatctttcgtCTAAAAACATtctcatctaaaaaaattataataaatcctAATTGGAAAAGAGATATTTTTACCTACTTTTACtgctattaatttcttttcacttatttttattattatttaatattttattattacttttttattacttttacactattattaaaaaaaacattctcAACAATAAATTCTCATCGAGAAACTCAATAAATTCGGCGTTAATATTAACAACGCTCTCATTTTCGAAAGGATAAAGTTAAGTTGCTCGATATAATGCGTGTGACCAATAAgagcatttgatttttttttttttttggtatttgtgttttttaatcaataaatgCTAAAAATAAATGCAGAAATGTACTTATTGGTCACACTGGGACCATGGTACCGATCACCCTAGCAGTACCAATTTcgaaatcaaattcagaatgtCAAATAAATACTCTAAagttgtatttagatgttgaagtgaattgagttgagatgataaaatattgttagaatattattttttaatattattattattttgagatttgaaaaagttgaattatttattatattttgtattagaatttaaaaaagttgtaatgatgagttgagatgagtttggtaaccaaactcaccctaaatagattaatagtcataaaaaaatttataaaactaaattacataatttgatataatatagtaaattataaaattattttattataaaataagaaaaataataaggttTACTGCttttctactatttatttattattatttttctatttatttattttaaattttaaattttaaataataattctatcactagtcataaaataaatttttaaaaaaaattatttttcatagagtTTTGTTACATAACCTCCACcacattttatattctatattttttaaaatttttaaaatttgttttgagtttatttttttaaaattatttcaaattttttatttaatatttatacaataaatatttaattaaaaaataataaaaattaaaaataatattaaatgtaaaGTGCGAAGAGAttgtgagattttttatttttcataacatattaCACAACACTGTAGGTCTACTCACAAGTCACACCAACCAACTGCAGCTGACCCACACCAAATTGGTAAACCGATCGACCTGCATTCACCGCATGCAGACTCCACTCTCATTTGTACCCTCCAATTCCATTTAAACCCATTGCAGTTTTCAAAACACCATTATCACTTCTTCTCCACcacctctctatctctctctgaaATGGAGTATTTGTCTAACCTCAGACATGACCCTCTTCTCAATACCACTAGCAGTACCCTCCTCCCATCCAGTCTTCTCTCAAAGCATCTTCTTTCAAATATCACGGAACTTCTAAGATTTACCTCTTTCCTAATATCCATCGCAGCTTTCTTCATCTTTCATAAATGGAAACCCATTCTCTACTTCCTCTTCCTGATCTCTTGTTTCATCCTCCTCAAACGCTTGATCCTCTCAAAAGCTGCTCCTGTTTATTTAGTTGACTTCTCATGTCTCAGGCCACCAAGCTTCTGCAGAGTCCCCTTCTCTACCTTCATTGAAAATGTTTCCATGTTTCAATGTTTTGACTCCGAAAGTATCTCTTTCATGGCCAAACTACTCACTTCTTCAGGACTAAGTGAAGAAACCTTTTTGCCCCCAGCTTTGCAATACATTCCACCAAACACCCACCTGCATGAATCCATCCAAGAAGTGCATATGGTGCTCTTCCCTGTCATGGAAGACCTTCTGTCCAAAACTAGACTCTCCCCATGTGATATAGATATTCTCATCGTAAATTGTAGTGGTTTTTGCCCCTCACCTTCGCTTTCCTCCATCATCATAAACAAATACTCCTTGAGAAGTGATATTAAGAGCTACACTCTCTCTGGAATGGGATGCAGCGCAAGCGCTATCGGAGTTGATTTGGCTCAAAGTCTTCTGAGAATTCACAAAAACTCTAACGCCGTTGTTATCAGCACTGAAATCTTGTCTACTGGTTGGTATTCAGGCAACGACCGGTCTAAGTTGATCCTTAACTGCCTCTTCAGAATGGGAAGTGCGGCCATTCTCCTTTCCAGTAAAAAGGAAGCAAAGAAGTCTTCAAAATACAAACTGTCTCGGACAGTGAGGACTCAAAATGCCTTTGACGACCAGGCTTATTTTTCAGCAGTTCGCGAGGAGGACTCCAAGGGAAACCAGGGGTTTACGTTAAATCAAAATGTACTACAAGTCGTCGGAGAAACTCTCAGATCAAACGTCACCGTTCTTGGTTCCTCAATCTTGCCATTCTCGGAGAAACTTTGGCTTGTTTTTTCCATCTTATGGAAAACATTTATCAACAAATCCAGTGAAATCTACGTGCCAAACTTTAAGACTGTGATACAGCATTTTTGCTTGCCAACTTCAGGAAGGGCAATGATAAGGGATATAGCGAAAGGGTTAAAGCTTGGGGACAAAGACATAGAGCCTGCATTGATGACACTGCACAGGTTTGGGAACCAGTCTTCTTCTTCGTTGTGGTATGAGCTAGCTTACTTGGAAGCCAAGTTTTGGGTGAAGAAAGGTGACAAGATTTGGCAACTAGGGCTAGGGAGTGGGCTTAAGTGCAGCAGTCTGGTTTGGGAGTGCATAAGGCCCATAGTGGGGGAGTCCAAGAAGGGCCCATGGGCTGATTGTATCTCTTATTATCCAATCCCC containing:
- the LOC108988873 gene encoding 3-ketoacyl-CoA synthase 6-like — protein: MEYLSNLRHDPLLNTTSSTLLPSSLLSKHLLSNITELLRFTSFLISIAAFFIFHKWKPILYFLFLISCFILLKRLILSKAAPVYLVDFSCLRPPSFCRVPFSTFIENVSMFQCFDSESISFMAKLLTSSGLSEETFLPPALQYIPPNTHLHESIQEVHMVLFPVMEDLLSKTRLSPCDIDILIVNCSGFCPSPSLSSIIINKYSLRSDIKSYTLSGMGCSASAIGVDLAQSLLRIHKNSNAVVISTEILSTGWYSGNDRSKLILNCLFRMGSAAILLSSKKEAKKSSKYKLSRTVRTQNAFDDQAYFSAVREEDSKGNQGFTLNQNVLQVVGETLRSNVTVLGSSILPFSEKLWLVFSILWKTFINKSSEIYVPNFKTVIQHFCLPTSGRAMIRDIAKGLKLGDKDIEPALMTLHRFGNQSSSSLWYELAYLEAKFWVKKGDKIWQLGLGSGLKCSSLVWECIRPIVGESKKGPWADCISYYPIPTGI